In Listeria monocytogenes, the following proteins share a genomic window:
- the rpmF gene encoding 50S ribosomal protein L32 codes for MAVPFRRTSKAKKRKRRTHVKLQLPGMNECSNCGEYRLSHHVCPECGQYDGKDVANS; via the coding sequence ATGGCAGTACCTTTTAGAAGAACTTCAAAAGCCAAAAAGCGTAAGCGTCGTACACACGTTAAACTTCAACTTCCGGGCATGAACGAATGCTCGAATTGCGGCGAATACAGACTTTCCCATCACGTATGCCCAGAATGTGGACAATATGATGGCAAAGATGTAGCAAACAGCTAA
- a CDS encoding DUF3397 domain-containing protein — translation MFDWLTNSTAMIIILPVVVFILTMFFSSFKIKKSQRRIMLAADLTTIFLIIAVHFFMIVLFNRSFLLYILLFLFILGIVIVVMAAKKEGEIQFRKILRGYWRLCFFIFALLYVVLYLYGIIYSLILRF, via the coding sequence ATGTTTGATTGGTTAACTAATTCAACAGCAATGATTATTATTTTACCAGTTGTGGTATTTATTTTGACGATGTTTTTTTCCAGTTTTAAAATAAAGAAAAGCCAGCGGAGAATTATGTTAGCCGCTGACTTAACTACTATTTTCTTGATTATTGCTGTTCATTTTTTCATGATTGTGCTATTTAATCGCTCGTTCTTATTATATATCTTACTATTTTTATTTATTTTAGGCATTGTGATTGTTGTAATGGCTGCGAAAAAAGAAGGCGAGATACAGTTCCGCAAAATTCTTCGGGGATACTGGCGCCTATGTTTCTTCATTTTTGCATTATTATATGTTGTGCTCTATCTTTACGGTATTATTTATAGTCTGATTTTACGTTTTTGA
- a CDS encoding DUF177 domain-containing protein, translated as MKWSISQLKKYRDSNFTINEKADLKKFFQENNIDVRDASPVQVTGELIVHPEEVTANLTMKGEWTLPCARTLEDVIYPYEVHATETFVKSKEQVLDESWHVMEQDMVDLTPVVEELLLVEIPMQVFSEDALEMSNLPRGNEWEMKTEEGNLLEQIAKEPKVDPRLAGLANFFDEKKED; from the coding sequence ATGAAATGGTCTATCAGTCAATTAAAAAAATATCGTGACAGCAACTTCACGATTAATGAAAAAGCTGACCTAAAAAAGTTCTTTCAAGAGAACAATATAGACGTTCGTGATGCAAGCCCCGTACAAGTAACTGGGGAACTAATTGTACACCCAGAAGAAGTTACCGCTAACCTGACAATGAAAGGCGAGTGGACACTTCCATGTGCTCGTACACTTGAGGATGTTATTTATCCTTATGAAGTGCATGCGACGGAAACCTTTGTGAAATCCAAAGAACAAGTTCTAGATGAATCTTGGCATGTGATGGAACAGGATATGGTCGATTTAACCCCTGTAGTAGAAGAACTTTTACTTGTTGAAATTCCAATGCAAGTTTTCAGTGAAGACGCACTCGAAATGAGTAACCTTCCACGAGGCAATGAATGGGAAATGAAAACAGAAGAAGGTAACCTACTAGAACAAATAGCAAAAGAACCAAAAGTGGATCCTCGTCTTGCGGGATTAGCCAATTTTTTCGATGAGAAAAAAGAAGACTAA
- the rsmH gene encoding 16S rRNA (cytosine(1402)-N(4))-methyltransferase RsmH, with amino-acid sequence MFKHETVLLHETVDMLEVKPDGIYVDATLGGAGHSEYLLNKLNEKGHLFAFDQDQTAIDNAKIKLADYSDKVTFIKANFRDMKEALNERGIEAVDGILYDLGVSSPQLDERERGFSYHQDAALDMRMDQEQELTAKTVVNEWSYQDLIRIFFQYGEEKFSKQIAREIERRREVKPIETTGELVDIIKTAIPAPARRKGGHPGKRTFQAIRIAVNDELGAVEDSLEKALTLLKPGGRISVITFHSLEDRITKQLFQEATKGPDLPPGLPVIPDEYKPDFKLATRKPIVPSEEELEQNNRARSAKLRVIEKIIK; translated from the coding sequence ATGTTTAAACACGAAACCGTACTACTACATGAAACAGTCGATATGCTTGAAGTAAAACCAGACGGAATCTATGTCGACGCAACACTTGGCGGCGCAGGTCACTCCGAGTATTTACTAAATAAGCTTAATGAAAAAGGGCATTTATTTGCATTTGACCAAGATCAAACAGCGATTGATAATGCAAAAATTAAACTAGCAGATTATAGCGATAAAGTGACTTTTATTAAAGCCAATTTTCGCGATATGAAAGAAGCATTAAATGAGCGTGGTATCGAAGCAGTTGATGGGATTTTGTATGATTTAGGCGTTTCTTCCCCTCAATTAGACGAGAGAGAACGTGGTTTTAGCTACCATCAAGATGCAGCACTAGATATGCGGATGGACCAAGAGCAAGAATTGACGGCAAAAACAGTTGTCAATGAATGGTCTTACCAAGATTTAATTCGTATCTTTTTCCAATACGGCGAAGAAAAATTTTCTAAACAAATCGCTCGTGAAATCGAACGTCGTCGTGAAGTAAAGCCAATTGAAACTACAGGCGAACTAGTAGATATTATCAAAACAGCTATCCCGGCGCCAGCAAGAAGAAAAGGCGGACATCCAGGGAAACGAACTTTTCAAGCCATCCGAATTGCCGTTAACGACGAACTCGGTGCAGTAGAAGATTCGCTTGAAAAAGCCTTAACTTTATTAAAACCAGGCGGCAGAATTAGCGTAATTACGTTTCATTCTCTAGAAGACCGCATAACGAAGCAATTATTCCAAGAAGCGACAAAAGGACCAGATTTACCACCAGGTCTTCCTGTCATTCCAGATGAATATAAACCAGATTTCAAACTTGCGACAAGAAAACCAATTGTACCAAGTGAAGAAGAACTGGAGCAAAACAACCGAGCGCGTTCAGCAAAATTACGCGTGATCGAAAAAATTATCAAATAG
- the ftsL gene encoding cell division protein FtsL codes for MSNVAYKSNLEPNRVHREAEQPKKQILKRGQMTLGEKVIITIALAIVLVVAFRIISVQAQIYTVNQEIQTKETKILEQQKSNEDLKVEVKDLGRYERILKIAKEKGLKLDGDNVKVVDGQ; via the coding sequence GTGAGCAATGTCGCCTATAAATCGAATCTCGAGCCAAATAGAGTACATAGAGAAGCGGAACAACCTAAAAAACAAATCCTAAAACGTGGTCAAATGACACTTGGAGAAAAAGTAATCATCACGATTGCGCTTGCGATTGTTTTAGTTGTTGCTTTTCGTATAATTAGTGTTCAAGCGCAAATTTACACAGTGAACCAAGAAATTCAAACAAAAGAAACCAAAATTCTCGAACAACAAAAATCAAATGAAGACTTAAAAGTAGAAGTAAAAGATCTAGGGAGATATGAACGTATTTTAAAAATCGCTAAAGAAAAAGGGCTAAAACTTGATGGCGATAATGTGAAAGTGGTAGATGGTCAATGA
- a CDS encoding SgrR family transcriptional regulator has protein sequence MDKDYFTMRAYLYNKSTDLEIPFKLNDLATIWFCTTKNAKRKLQQYQANNMLTYLPGLGRGNVSRIVFPKQLEMEVLEVLEHSLAMDAFSDILFLLQLPIPKSWFSTISTEIQQMFGLQVTENQQEVLRSIVRRKLTTLDPLQTSVSMEAFLITQISDSLVKYDEKKKKIIPHIAHHWKVSNDFTEWTFYLRKNVLFHHGRMLDSEDVKYTLKRSMQAKSVSFWQLEAIKSIDCINKFTLHVRLKKPDSFFIRYLCTANMAILPRDVIFDEYKWISTGPFRIRERNDERLVLEAFDGYFLARPILDRVEFWTAETGTTLKNIPMQFTSVDYEENPAYVERRKLGVGVNFLCFNTHRKGIPQHPAFREAIYHLIDCQKASVQHFENYGTVASNYYPEKSTPPKKHPEKINALLKEANYQGEKVIFGTTQHPTAIKESQWIQELAADFGINLERKIITHQEASYSKVPAEETDFMMMGEIPAADDEMAYLDFLNNPYLLPQQLFNQTIIKELTEKLDAFKTEKDASKRDVLQTSIDRWLTENYYLIYLHHPEKSQSLHSMIKGIAENPYGYFDLSKVWIETNPLKNVKSDYK, from the coding sequence ATGGATAAGGATTATTTCACTATGCGAGCGTATCTATATAATAAAAGTACTGATTTAGAAATTCCTTTTAAATTAAACGACTTGGCAACTATTTGGTTTTGTACAACGAAGAATGCCAAGCGAAAATTACAACAATACCAAGCGAACAACATGCTTACCTATCTACCTGGACTTGGACGCGGAAATGTTTCTCGAATTGTTTTTCCCAAACAACTAGAAATGGAAGTTCTTGAGGTTTTGGAACACAGTTTGGCGATGGATGCATTTAGCGATATTTTATTTTTACTACAACTACCGATTCCTAAAAGTTGGTTTTCTACTATCTCTACTGAAATTCAGCAAATGTTCGGTTTACAAGTAACCGAGAATCAGCAAGAAGTTCTCCGTTCTATTGTACGCCGCAAACTCACTACCTTAGATCCGCTTCAAACCTCGGTATCGATGGAAGCTTTTCTCATTACGCAAATTAGCGATTCCCTCGTCAAATATGATGAAAAGAAAAAGAAGATTATCCCTCACATTGCTCATCACTGGAAAGTTTCTAATGATTTTACGGAATGGACCTTTTACTTACGAAAAAATGTTTTATTTCATCATGGGCGCATGCTTGATAGCGAAGATGTAAAGTATACCTTGAAGCGTTCTATGCAAGCAAAATCAGTTTCTTTCTGGCAACTGGAAGCAATTAAGTCGATTGACTGCATTAATAAATTCACCCTCCACGTCCGTCTAAAAAAGCCTGATTCGTTTTTCATTCGTTATTTATGTACAGCAAATATGGCTATTTTGCCACGTGATGTTATTTTTGATGAATATAAATGGATTTCGACAGGGCCTTTTCGAATCAGAGAGCGGAATGACGAGCGTTTAGTTTTAGAAGCATTTGATGGCTATTTTTTAGCGAGACCTATTCTCGACCGAGTTGAATTTTGGACTGCCGAAACTGGAACTACTTTAAAAAACATTCCAATGCAATTCACTTCGGTTGATTATGAGGAAAATCCCGCCTATGTAGAGCGTCGCAAACTTGGAGTAGGTGTTAATTTCCTTTGTTTTAATACGCACCGAAAAGGCATTCCCCAGCATCCAGCTTTTCGTGAAGCAATTTACCATCTCATCGATTGTCAAAAAGCGAGCGTACAACATTTTGAAAACTATGGTACTGTTGCTTCTAATTATTATCCCGAAAAATCGACCCCACCCAAGAAACACCCTGAAAAAATCAATGCTTTATTAAAAGAAGCAAACTACCAAGGCGAAAAAGTGATTTTTGGAACAACCCAACACCCCACAGCTATAAAAGAGTCTCAATGGATTCAAGAACTAGCGGCAGATTTTGGAATTAATTTAGAACGGAAAATCATTACTCATCAGGAAGCCTCTTATTCGAAAGTTCCAGCAGAAGAAACAGACTTCATGATGATGGGAGAAATCCCGGCGGCAGATGACGAAATGGCTTATTTAGACTTTTTAAATAACCCCTACCTGTTGCCACAACAGCTTTTCAATCAAACCATTATCAAAGAACTTACAGAAAAACTGGATGCGTTTAAAACAGAAAAAGACGCCTCCAAAAGAGACGTCTTACAAACGAGCATTGATCGCTGGCTAACAGAAAATTACTATTTAATTTATTTGCATCATCCAGAAAAAAGCCAATCGCTCCATTCCATGATAAAAGGAATTGCTGAAAACCCTTATGGTTATTTTGATTTAAGTAAAGTTTGGATTGAAACGAACCCACTCAAAAACGTAAAATCAGACTATAAATAA
- a CDS encoding penicillin-binding protein — MKRRIGNMRRGALVLFIFFTILFLLVSGRFLYLQITGEANGVPLAAKASKQHLKSSVLEAKRGSILDRKGEVLAEDTASYTIAAVVSDKLSKTTKNPMRVVDEEKTAQVLAKYIPMDESDILDKLNEKGKYQVEFGSAGKNISTETKAKIDKEKLPGIEFTRQSERFYPNGTFATQLIGFAQQEEEKNTTVLEGKMGIESRYNDILTGKNGKIDYSTDRMGYILPNSKNKVTEAKDGKDITLTLDKKIQTFLEDTMTTVDAKYKPKNMMAVVADPKTGEILAISQRPSFNPADRSTITGNSSSIWQDLPVEYAYEPGSVMKIISLASAIDTNVYNPNDYYQSGSYKVGDIAIHDHNNGNGWGSITYREGVERSSNVAFAKLLNKMGTDTFKTYLDKFGFGKKTGIALPNETSGKILYNYPIEKVTTVFGQGTTVSMMQMIQAASAIASDGTMKEPYVVSSVKDPNTGEKTDTKTKIAGKPISAETAKKTRDELKNVISGQNGTGKLYAIPGYDVAGKTGTSQIPDPKTGKYMTGADNYIFSFLGMAPADNPELVIYVTMQQPQLSGSQTGGEAVSEVFNPVMKNSLQYMNIKPGDVEKLASEKVPVLAGKTVDEAKKAVQDKGLEPIVVGNGKKIVQQLPQANSEIMQGQKVILMTDGDMTAPDMITWSKDDALKVSEITGIPFEFSGSGYVKSQSVSAGSVINSETKMKLTLAPPEEIGDFNQNHDQDTAEKNKKATDIQENAGIGDLLN; from the coding sequence ATGAAACGGCGTATAGGTAACATGAGAAGGGGAGCTCTTGTGCTTTTTATCTTTTTCACAATTCTCTTTCTCTTGGTTTCTGGCCGTTTTCTTTATTTGCAAATTACGGGAGAAGCAAATGGGGTACCTCTTGCAGCAAAAGCATCCAAACAACATTTAAAAAGCAGTGTTCTCGAAGCAAAGCGCGGCTCCATTTTAGATCGTAAAGGAGAAGTGTTAGCGGAGGATACGGCTTCTTACACGATTGCAGCGGTTGTTAGTGACAAACTTTCCAAAACAACGAAAAATCCAATGCGTGTCGTTGATGAAGAAAAAACGGCGCAAGTTCTTGCAAAATATATTCCTATGGATGAATCTGATATTCTTGATAAACTGAACGAAAAAGGAAAATATCAAGTTGAATTCGGTTCTGCTGGGAAAAATATTTCTACAGAAACAAAGGCGAAAATTGACAAAGAAAAATTACCAGGTATTGAATTTACTCGCCAATCAGAACGTTTTTATCCTAATGGAACATTCGCGACACAACTAATTGGTTTTGCACAACAAGAAGAAGAAAAGAATACTACCGTTTTAGAAGGTAAAATGGGCATTGAGTCCCGTTATAATGATATTTTAACAGGCAAAAACGGTAAGATTGATTACAGTACAGACAGAATGGGCTATATTTTGCCTAATTCTAAAAATAAAGTAACCGAAGCAAAAGATGGCAAAGACATTACGCTGACGTTAGACAAAAAAATTCAAACCTTTTTAGAAGATACGATGACCACAGTTGATGCAAAATACAAACCAAAAAACATGATGGCTGTTGTAGCTGATCCAAAAACAGGCGAAATTTTAGCTATTAGTCAACGTCCTTCATTCAACCCAGCTGATCGATCTACTATTACCGGAAATAGTTCTAGTATTTGGCAAGATTTACCTGTCGAATACGCTTATGAGCCAGGGTCTGTAATGAAAATTATTTCCCTTGCGTCTGCTATTGATACAAATGTCTATAATCCGAATGATTATTATCAATCTGGTTCTTATAAAGTTGGCGATATCGCAATTCATGACCATAACAACGGAAATGGTTGGGGGTCTATTACGTACCGTGAAGGTGTGGAACGTTCCAGTAACGTAGCATTTGCCAAGCTTTTAAACAAAATGGGAACCGATACATTTAAAACTTATTTAGATAAGTTTGGCTTTGGAAAGAAAACCGGTATTGCTTTACCAAATGAAACTAGTGGAAAGATTCTATATAACTATCCAATTGAAAAAGTAACAACCGTTTTCGGACAAGGAACAACCGTTTCAATGATGCAAATGATTCAAGCAGCGTCAGCCATCGCAAGTGATGGCACGATGAAAGAACCCTATGTTGTTTCAAGTGTCAAAGATCCAAACACAGGCGAAAAAACCGATACTAAAACAAAAATTGCTGGTAAACCAATTAGTGCCGAAACAGCCAAGAAAACACGTGACGAATTAAAAAACGTTATTAGCGGACAAAATGGTACAGGTAAATTATATGCGATTCCTGGATACGATGTAGCAGGTAAAACAGGTACATCACAAATTCCAGATCCAAAAACAGGTAAATATATGACTGGTGCAGATAATTATATATTCTCCTTCTTAGGAATGGCACCAGCGGATAATCCAGAGTTAGTTATTTACGTAACGATGCAACAACCACAATTGTCTGGTAGTCAAACAGGTGGCGAAGCAGTATCAGAAGTTTTTAACCCTGTAATGAAAAACAGCCTACAATATATGAACATCAAACCAGGCGACGTAGAAAAACTAGCTTCTGAAAAAGTACCAGTTTTAGCAGGGAAAACAGTAGATGAAGCCAAAAAAGCAGTGCAAGATAAAGGATTGGAACCAATCGTTGTCGGTAACGGCAAAAAAATTGTCCAACAACTACCGCAAGCAAATAGCGAAATCATGCAAGGCCAAAAAGTTATTTTAATGACAGATGGAGACATGACTGCGCCTGATATGATAACTTGGTCGAAAGATGATGCACTGAAAGTTTCTGAAATAACCGGTATTCCATTTGAATTTAGTGGAAGTGGTTATGTGAAAAGCCAGAGCGTTTCTGCGGGTAGCGTGATTAATAGTGAAACGAAAATGAAACTAACTCTCGCCCCTCCAGAAGAAATTGGTGATTTTAATCAAAATCACGATCAAGATACGGCTGAAAAAAATAAAAAAGCAACTGACATCCAAGAGAATGCCGGTATCGGTGATTTGCTCAATTAA
- a CDS encoding 2-dehydropantoate 2-reductase, with amino-acid sequence MANQLKVGIIGAGAMGLLYAANFATISELTLFTRRKEQSDLLNQKGLSLKDRSELKNIHIQAAEITDTEKLSEQQLLIIAVKQYSLNAILPVLQKISEQVPLLFIQNGAAHLDSLSLLGDKRTILLGISEHGAGREDDTTVIWRGHGRTKYSIYQGELSEALTEMLHSNPDFPVEKHASYLEIIQEKLFINAVINPLTAVLQVQNGKLLENEEWHALLKVIVKEIQTVLPVENALEKVEAVCQVTALNFSSMALDRMNNRMTEIDGIVLPLLEKGEALPTLRALYHLIKGLEGESDV; translated from the coding sequence ATGGCGAACCAACTAAAAGTAGGAATTATTGGAGCAGGAGCGATGGGGCTTTTATACGCAGCAAATTTTGCCACTATATCTGAACTCACTCTTTTTACGCGGAGAAAAGAACAAAGCGATTTATTAAATCAAAAAGGACTTTCTTTAAAGGATCGTTCCGAACTGAAAAATATACATATACAAGCCGCGGAAATAACGGATACGGAAAAGCTGTCCGAACAACAATTATTAATTATCGCGGTCAAACAATATTCACTAAACGCCATTTTGCCTGTACTACAAAAAATCTCGGAACAAGTTCCACTACTATTTATTCAAAATGGGGCGGCGCATTTAGATAGCTTATCGCTACTTGGTGATAAACGAACCATTTTGCTAGGTATTAGCGAACACGGGGCAGGGCGCGAAGATGATACAACCGTTATTTGGCGAGGTCATGGTCGAACGAAGTATAGCATTTACCAAGGTGAGTTAAGCGAGGCTCTAACAGAAATGCTACATTCGAATCCAGACTTTCCAGTTGAAAAACACGCAAGTTACTTAGAAATTATCCAAGAAAAATTATTTATCAACGCCGTAATTAATCCGCTCACGGCAGTTCTTCAAGTTCAAAATGGCAAGCTTCTTGAAAACGAAGAATGGCATGCACTATTAAAGGTGATTGTGAAAGAAATACAAACGGTTTTGCCGGTAGAAAATGCATTAGAAAAGGTGGAGGCGGTTTGCCAAGTGACAGCGCTGAATTTTTCTTCGATGGCGCTTGACCGAATGAATAATCGAATGACTGAAATTGATGGAATCGTGCTGCCACTATTAGAAAAAGGAGAGGCACTTCCTACGCTTCGTGCGTTATATCATCTAATTAAAGGGTTGGAAGGAGAAAGCGATGTTTGA
- the mraZ gene encoding division/cell wall cluster transcriptional repressor MraZ, translating to MFMGEYQHNIDIKGRLIVPAKFRELLGDNFVITRGLDKCLFAYPQEEWKKLEEKLQTLPLTKKDARSFTRFFFSGASECELDKQGRINIPSNLLQYADLEKETVIIGVSSRIEIWSKSEWDDVFNEAEESFADLAENMIGFDI from the coding sequence ATGTTCATGGGAGAATATCAACATAACATCGATATAAAGGGCAGATTAATTGTGCCAGCTAAATTCCGTGAGCTTTTGGGGGATAATTTTGTTATAACCCGAGGACTTGATAAGTGTTTATTTGCTTATCCACAAGAGGAATGGAAAAAGCTTGAAGAAAAGCTCCAAACCTTACCACTTACTAAGAAAGATGCTCGTTCCTTTACACGTTTCTTCTTTTCCGGTGCGTCTGAATGTGAACTAGACAAACAAGGCCGGATTAATATTCCATCCAACTTACTACAGTATGCGGATTTGGAAAAAGAAACAGTTATTATCGGGGTTTCTAGTCGTATTGAAATTTGGAGTAAATCAGAGTGGGATGATGTCTTTAACGAGGCAGAAGAATCTTTTGCTGATTTAGCCGAAAATATGATTGGCTTTGATATTTAA
- a CDS encoding nucleotidyltransferase, whose product MKATGIVVEYNPFHNGHKLHLNKARELTQADVVIAVMSGSFVQRGEPAIIPKWERAKMALAAGVDMVIELPVSFATQHATIFAEEAVRILDAIHVDTLFFGSEHGVAEDFTFAAKKVVENEARFDEAIQLALVDKKTSYARAYTEAFKKLFGQNLLDITKPNNILGFHYALAAQNQNPSISLQTIPREHAGYHDEEANHDQIASATAIRKLILAGKLEEASHYLPASSIAILRNYEGPFLSWKDYWSFLQYRLIQAGSEELEGIRGVSEGIQNRMQQAATKAQNFSDFIELTKTKRYSNTRLQRTALQILLNARSQTSSPYIRILGMNKTGQQYLSLHKKNISLPIVTTVSKAPVGLLEEELRATNIYTLAKGLENYQAGDFHIPPILTL is encoded by the coding sequence ATGAAAGCAACTGGAATTGTGGTGGAATATAACCCTTTTCATAATGGGCATAAACTGCATCTAAATAAGGCGCGCGAGTTAACTCAAGCAGATGTGGTGATTGCGGTAATGAGTGGCTCGTTTGTACAACGCGGTGAACCAGCAATTATTCCAAAATGGGAACGTGCAAAGATGGCGCTCGCGGCTGGCGTTGATATGGTTATTGAGCTTCCGGTTTCATTCGCAACACAACATGCGACGATTTTTGCAGAAGAAGCAGTTCGTATTTTAGATGCCATTCATGTGGATACGCTGTTTTTTGGCAGTGAACATGGAGTTGCGGAAGATTTTACATTTGCTGCGAAAAAAGTAGTCGAAAACGAAGCCCGTTTTGATGAAGCGATTCAGCTGGCATTAGTTGATAAGAAAACTTCTTATGCTAGAGCTTATACAGAAGCTTTTAAAAAGTTGTTCGGCCAGAACTTGCTGGATATCACGAAACCTAATAACATTCTCGGTTTCCACTACGCCCTTGCTGCCCAGAATCAAAACCCGTCCATTTCTCTTCAAACCATTCCTCGTGAACATGCAGGATACCATGATGAGGAAGCAAACCATGACCAAATCGCAAGTGCGACTGCGATTCGAAAATTAATACTTGCTGGGAAGTTAGAAGAAGCTAGCCACTATCTCCCTGCTTCTTCTATAGCTATTTTACGCAATTATGAGGGGCCATTTTTATCGTGGAAAGATTATTGGTCATTCCTGCAATATCGGTTAATTCAAGCAGGCTCAGAAGAACTGGAAGGAATTCGCGGCGTTAGTGAAGGAATTCAAAACCGAATGCAGCAAGCAGCGACTAAAGCGCAAAACTTCTCTGATTTTATAGAATTAACCAAAACAAAGCGATACAGTAATACGCGATTACAACGAACGGCTTTACAAATTTTATTAAATGCGAGGAGTCAAACTAGCTCCCCTTACATCCGAATACTCGGTATGAATAAAACGGGGCAACAATATTTATCGCTTCATAAGAAAAATATTTCTCTTCCTATTGTTACGACAGTTTCCAAAGCACCAGTTGGGCTTTTAGAAGAAGAATTACGTGCGACAAACATTTATACGCTGGCAAAAGGACTGGAAAATTATCAAGCTGGCGACTTTCATATTCCACCAATTTTAACCTTGTAA
- a CDS encoding MFS transporter, with protein sequence MFRELHPNIRARILIQFLSKVIGSMIFPFMAIYFSMEINSSIAGVLLMINVFAQFLAGMYGGHLADLIGRKKLMVTGELLKVFAFLGMVICNSPMFHSPWITFVMLLVIGVAQGLINPAGEAMLIDVSTPENRSFMYSVSYWANNLSILIGIMVGGWFFVDYLFPLLVVLFFMSFVTAWLTISLISETLQQKTVPQKGTYGLMKLFKNYGQVLHDYRFLLYTIGGIAIMSIEFQRSNYISVRLAEDVKALLVHLGPLGDISLNGVQIVSVLTAVNTLCIVLFTVPIARFVTKRAQQPIMYVGFTLFALGFAVCAFANSLAVLLLATVVLSVGELLYVPTRQTILAAIVDDDRRGAYMAFNGIVFQIGKMIGSVSLVFAPFIGKYGMGAFTIILGILSIVFSALALKSGWEKVLAK encoded by the coding sequence ATGTTTAGAGAGTTGCATCCAAATATTCGTGCGCGGATATTAATTCAGTTTTTGAGTAAAGTAATCGGTTCGATGATTTTTCCTTTTATGGCAATTTATTTTTCAATGGAGATTAATAGCAGTATTGCTGGGGTTCTCTTGATGATTAATGTGTTTGCACAATTTCTTGCTGGTATGTATGGTGGGCATCTAGCGGATCTTATTGGTCGCAAGAAGTTAATGGTCACGGGGGAACTGCTTAAAGTGTTTGCGTTTCTAGGAATGGTGATATGCAATTCGCCTATGTTTCATTCACCGTGGATAACATTCGTCATGTTACTCGTTATTGGTGTGGCACAAGGATTAATTAATCCGGCTGGAGAAGCGATGTTGATTGATGTGAGTACTCCGGAGAATCGGTCGTTTATGTATTCTGTTAGTTATTGGGCAAATAATTTATCTATCCTGATTGGAATTATGGTGGGAGGATGGTTTTTTGTAGACTATCTATTTCCGTTATTAGTTGTCTTGTTCTTCATGTCCTTTGTTACAGCGTGGCTTACAATAAGTTTGATTTCAGAGACTTTGCAGCAGAAGACAGTACCACAAAAAGGAACATACGGATTAATGAAGTTGTTTAAAAATTACGGGCAAGTATTACATGATTATCGTTTTCTTCTATATACTATTGGTGGAATTGCGATCATGTCAATTGAGTTTCAACGAAGTAATTATATTTCTGTGCGTTTAGCAGAAGACGTAAAAGCGTTACTTGTGCATTTGGGTCCGCTTGGGGATATTTCCCTCAATGGGGTTCAAATAGTGAGTGTGTTAACGGCAGTAAATACACTATGCATTGTGCTTTTTACTGTCCCAATTGCGAGGTTTGTGACGAAAAGGGCGCAACAACCTATTATGTACGTAGGATTTACTTTATTTGCACTTGGGTTCGCTGTTTGCGCTTTTGCGAATAGTTTAGCTGTATTACTTCTAGCGACGGTGGTGCTTTCTGTTGGTGAATTACTCTATGTCCCGACCCGTCAAACGATTTTAGCAGCAATTGTGGATGATGATAGAAGGGGCGCATATATGGCGTTTAATGGCATTGTTTTCCAAATCGGTAAAATGATTGGCTCTGTAAGTCTTGTGTTCGCACCTTTTATTGGCAAATATGGAATGGGCGCTTTTACGATTATCCTTGGAATTTTAAGTATCGTGTTTTCGGCCTTAGCTTTAAAATCAGGTTGGGAAAAAGTGTTAGCAAAATAA